A portion of the Marinobacter alexandrii genome contains these proteins:
- a CDS encoding DUF4157 domain-containing protein, producing the protein MHYSSTKSAQTSKNSTSKRGGVKQPAKKPPIQPKTEKRSHSSEDLDFEHVNTKPITGLVRTIQRKGGSGEVSASLESRLSNSKGGGNSLPQETNEFMSSRFGTGFSGVKVHTDSSAVQMNKELNSQAFAHGNHIYFNQGKYDTSSSSGQHLLAHELTHTVQQFKGSANKVNKKPAEKDHYYFRPVTQFSRLNRLLNMIGIRLVLIDKKAMVKPPKKKHADEHWEAKLEYTSITPSKVKSALGTGPHFISKKDDIKAIIKFVEAFRKSYPKTFLDIQAKDLKDAPPITDDEGKPSCIPTFNNAIVELYGDNPIKGKKVLERGDLSGTAFGSIKKLQKLGLAEKSVKVGANKSGFNKSVDDLIIKTVKKEKHDGYYAFLMSLYNGFHSVILIANRITSGGTVNIELIWKDQHGLKVFGKAGIDAKAKRYITLLIAHTENEHQEKTAQKVYKKSYRDLDGRQKKEVDARIKKTWVQDLKKTLISQLKQKEVK; encoded by the coding sequence ATGCATTACTCCAGCACCAAATCAGCCCAAACTTCAAAAAATTCTACCTCCAAAAGAGGTGGAGTAAAGCAACCTGCGAAGAAGCCCCCTATTCAGCCAAAAACTGAAAAAAGATCTCATTCATCAGAAGACCTGGATTTTGAACACGTCAATACAAAGCCAATCACAGGATTGGTCAGAACCATCCAGCGAAAAGGAGGATCGGGTGAAGTAAGTGCTTCATTGGAATCCCGTCTGAGCAATAGCAAGGGTGGAGGAAATTCCCTTCCTCAGGAGACCAATGAGTTTATGAGCTCTCGATTTGGTACGGGTTTCAGTGGGGTGAAAGTCCATACAGACAGCAGTGCAGTGCAGATGAATAAAGAACTAAACTCTCAAGCTTTCGCCCATGGTAACCACATCTACTTCAACCAGGGAAAGTATGATACGAGCAGCAGTTCAGGGCAGCACCTACTGGCACACGAGTTGACGCATACAGTGCAGCAGTTTAAAGGATCTGCTAATAAAGTAAACAAAAAACCCGCGGAAAAAGATCATTATTACTTTAGACCGGTGACACAGTTTAGTAGGCTCAATAGATTGCTTAATATGATTGGTATTAGGCTGGTATTGATTGATAAAAAAGCTATGGTGAAACCTCCGAAAAAGAAACACGCTGATGAACATTGGGAGGCAAAATTGGAATATACCTCGATTACTCCTTCTAAAGTAAAAAGTGCTTTGGGGACTGGTCCTCATTTCATTTCGAAAAAAGATGATATAAAAGCGATCATAAAGTTTGTCGAAGCATTTAGAAAGAGTTATCCCAAGACATTTTTAGATATTCAAGCAAAAGACCTGAAAGATGCCCCACCTATAACAGATGATGAGGGAAAGCCCTCTTGTATACCTACTTTCAATAATGCAATAGTAGAGTTGTATGGTGATAATCCAATAAAAGGTAAAAAAGTATTGGAGCGAGGAGATCTGTCAGGCACAGCCTTTGGATCAATTAAAAAGTTGCAGAAATTAGGGTTGGCAGAAAAATCTGTGAAAGTTGGTGCTAACAAGTCAGGATTTAATAAAAGTGTTGACGATTTAATTATAAAGACTGTAAAGAAGGAAAAGCACGATGGTTACTATGCTTTTCTAATGTCCTTATATAATGGTTTTCATTCGGTCATTCTTATTGCTAATAGAATTACAAGTGGTGGTACGGTAAATATCGAATTGATCTGGAAAGATCAACATGGTTTGAAAGTGTTTGGCAAAGCAGGAATTGATGCCAAAGCTAAAAGGTACATTACATTATTAATCGCGCATACTGAAAATGAACACCAGGAAAAAACAGCTCAGAAGGTGTACAAGAAATCTTATAGGGATTTAGATGGAAGACAAAAGAAGGAGGTCGATGCAAGGATAAAGAAAACCTGGGTACAGGATCTAAAGAAAACATTGATCAGCCAACTTAAGCAGAAAGAAGTGAAATGA
- a CDS encoding M35 family metallo-endopeptidase, giving the protein MFTSSYSKTRHVTKSIHNKPSKNGDSIKKNIHTGVYEKAKGTKAIADLISPSHKGVINNNSNRIIQKKSNDPYEVILPVEKNKPGKIKNVKSIGTAIWNIYKDTKHGLSRANNLAIRAYIIKLNGPVSNWRKVPTNREFFMPSLESVKERLSANKKPNGFKLGKEQFDNCTPIQRRKIANEIKSSLRKVIAARKALELIKNNPKIIPNHYKNLLKRHFRLNSDINIMLEKLNKIEMSFSKGLEFECDNSCKSNIEAYVPYYFFGLIAGDVHICFYYFHTISSFQRRRIIIHEIAHKYAGIDDHAYKWETSKYAGLKADKTIDNADSYAYFAMEL; this is encoded by the coding sequence ATGTTTACTAGCAGTTATTCTAAAACAAGACATGTTACTAAATCAATACATAATAAGCCTTCTAAAAATGGCGATAGTATAAAAAAAAATATTCATACAGGTGTTTATGAAAAAGCAAAAGGAACAAAAGCAATTGCAGATCTTATCAGTCCATCGCATAAAGGAGTTATAAATAATAATAGCAATCGAATTATTCAGAAGAAAAGCAACGATCCATATGAAGTTATCTTGCCGGTGGAGAAAAACAAACCGGGCAAGATTAAAAATGTAAAGAGTATTGGCACTGCAATATGGAATATTTACAAGGACACAAAACATGGATTAAGTAGGGCTAACAACTTAGCTATTCGGGCCTACATCATTAAGTTGAATGGTCCCGTTTCTAACTGGAGAAAAGTCCCTACTAATAGAGAATTCTTCATGCCATCATTAGAGTCTGTCAAGGAGCGACTTTCAGCTAATAAAAAACCAAATGGATTCAAATTGGGCAAGGAACAATTTGATAATTGTACACCTATTCAACGTCGAAAAATAGCGAATGAAATAAAGAGTTCTCTCAGAAAAGTAATTGCCGCACGTAAAGCACTGGAGCTGATTAAAAATAATCCAAAGATTATACCAAATCATTACAAAAACCTTCTTAAGAGACACTTTCGATTAAATAGTGATATAAATATAATGTTGGAGAAGCTCAATAAAATAGAGATGTCCTTCTCTAAGGGCCTTGAGTTTGAATGTGACAATAGTTGTAAATCTAATATAGAGGCTTATGTGCCTTACTATTTCTTTGGTTTGATAGCAGGTGATGTTCATATATGTTTCTATTATTTCCATACTATCTCAAGCTTTCAAAGAAGGAGAATTATAATTCACGAAATAGCTCATAAGTATGCCGGTATAGATGATCATGCTTATAAATGGGAGACTTCAAAATATGCCGGGTTAAAAGCAGACAAGACGATCGATAATGCTGATAGCTACGCCTACTTTGCGATGGAATTGTAA
- a CDS encoding DUF4157 domain-containing protein: MFSNSDKETSPRKRDAGAQRKGVVQTKIKVGDPNDKYEHEADAMADKVMSMPAPKISPSGAVQRFGGLRGRHLSIQQKCTACQQEEAQTKPLASLITPLVQRQSFEEEDAVQSKSIQRMPIEEEEPIQSKRIQRMEDDKELATKPIQRMSAEEEEPMTKRIQRMPPEEEEPLQGKSIQRKTNGSKEVGSSLESQLNASKGGGNPLPAETNEFMSSRFGTDFSGVKVHTDSNAVQMNKELNSQAFAHGNHIYFNQGRYDTNSSSGKHLLAHELTHTVQQGGGLKEKKYRVTPRKSKIMKKGSGLSFRLPMSKRSELIRVTGDRIVTCSSYFRTALLEVKVKVANMLKAQKEAASIILEIALGFLMPGIGKLLGKGLAAFAKLLPVSASTTQYRLALALLDDKRTKSLFLKATETGRKLASINAQNQLSSITGDSKYEAFFEVLKKSAAQGFDKLNNNLSIKNNRELGILFLAFDPTKEQYGKLIEVLVFKFQNEIKPIGEKTDDGRYGTIKARWIEGANRKVLALTGEGRFYNVGSGPRYYRLISSEMKTLALQATKSINYNKIPTIKWTGLEKGSAPSDLGKELDANKISDENWRRKYVIVEYN, from the coding sequence ATGTTCAGCAACTCAGACAAAGAAACCTCCCCACGCAAACGCGACGCAGGGGCTCAGCGCAAAGGAGTCGTTCAAACCAAAATCAAGGTAGGTGACCCCAATGACAAGTATGAACATGAGGCAGATGCGATGGCCGATAAGGTGATGAGCATGCCCGCACCCAAAATCTCCCCCTCTGGAGCGGTCCAACGTTTTGGGGGATTAAGGGGGAGGCATTTAAGTATCCAACAAAAATGCACGGCCTGTCAACAAGAAGAAGCACAAACCAAACCTTTAGCCAGTTTGATTACCCCATTGGTTCAACGACAATCTTTCGAGGAGGAAGATGCTGTTCAGAGCAAATCCATCCAACGCATGCCCATTGAAGAGGAGGAACCCATTCAATCAAAACGAATCCAGCGGATGGAAGACGATAAAGAACTGGCAACAAAACCGATCCAAAGAATGAGTGCTGAGGAGGAAGAGCCTATGACCAAGAGGATTCAACGGATGCCTCCTGAAGAAGAGGAACCACTTCAGGGAAAATCCATCCAACGAAAAACGAATGGATCAAAAGAAGTTGGGTCTTCTTTAGAATCTCAGCTAAACGCAAGTAAGGGTGGAGGCAATCCATTACCTGCGGAAACAAACGAGTTCATGAGCTCCCGCTTTGGGACGGATTTCAGCGGTGTGAAAGTACATACCGACAGCAATGCGGTGCAAATGAACAAAGAGCTAAACTCGCAGGCCTTTGCTCATGGCAACCACATTTACTTCAATCAAGGAAGGTACGATACGAATAGTAGTTCAGGTAAACATTTGCTGGCGCATGAACTGACACATACGGTGCAGCAGGGGGGAGGATTAAAAGAAAAGAAATATAGAGTTACCCCTAGAAAGTCAAAAATAATGAAAAAGGGAAGTGGGCTATCTTTTAGGCTGCCAATGAGCAAACGAAGTGAACTCATCAGAGTTACTGGTGATAGAATAGTAACTTGTTCTAGCTATTTCAGAACGGCTCTACTTGAGGTTAAGGTTAAGGTTGCAAATATGCTAAAGGCTCAAAAAGAAGCTGCATCAATTATTTTGGAAATTGCTCTTGGTTTTTTGATGCCAGGAATTGGAAAACTATTGGGTAAAGGTTTAGCCGCTTTTGCTAAACTATTGCCTGTATCTGCATCAACTACCCAGTATAGACTCGCTTTGGCACTCCTAGATGATAAAAGAACTAAAAGCCTTTTTTTAAAGGCCACTGAGACCGGAAGAAAATTGGCCAGTATTAATGCACAGAACCAGCTATCATCAATAACTGGGGATTCTAAATATGAAGCTTTTTTTGAGGTCTTGAAAAAATCAGCTGCTCAGGGGTTTGATAAGTTGAATAATAATTTATCAATTAAAAATAACAGAGAACTTGGAATTTTGTTCTTGGCTTTTGATCCAACCAAGGAGCAATATGGTAAGTTAATCGAAGTTTTAGTTTTTAAGTTTCAAAATGAAATCAAACCAATTGGTGAAAAGACGGATGACGGAAGGTATGGAACTATTAAAGCTCGATGGATAGAAGGGGCTAACCGCAAGGTACTTGCATTAACTGGCGAAGGTCGTTTTTACAATGTCGGTTCAGGACCAAGATATTACAGACTAATTTCATCTGAAATGAAAACACTTGCTCTACAAGCCACTAAGTCGATCAATTATAACAAAATTCCAACTATAAAATGGACAGGTTTAGAAAAAGGATCTGCCCCATCTGATTTGGGTAAAGAATTGGATGCAAATAAGATTTCAGATGAAAATTGGCGTAGAAAATATGTTATCGTTGAATACAATTAA
- a CDS encoding ATP-binding protein: MAPQLNDRIATEFAEELAWFTRVLETRLKLYFGHECEYANIHEVIPPDLVNSHTPYARLIDQLKLNINQRLLLLLTLVPHLQPQLLDPFFVKNATYDREFTEFGGQKGKSHTGFLPTGETALFLLAGDHLSDRMKCLQLFEKQDPLIKNKVVRMESGEGVSEPSLSGLLSVYENYLHFLLTGEEQKMSYSVDFPAQLLTTDMEWDDLVLNQSIRSQIDEILVWMEHGDKLLVEWNMHRKIKPGYRALFYGPPGTGKTLTATLLGKAMQRDVYRIDLSKVVSKYIGETEKNLAKVFDLAENKQWILFFDEADALFGKRTTVSSSHDRYANQEVSYLLQRIEDFPGVVILASNMRGNLDEAFTRRFQSIIHLPMPEQAERLELWKRGFSEHCELDIAVDLDQLAKSYELAGGSVMNVIRYGSLMALNRNSNNIRLEDLKKGIQKEFLKEGKTI; encoded by the coding sequence ATGGCACCACAACTAAACGATAGAATTGCAACAGAATTTGCTGAGGAACTAGCGTGGTTCACTCGTGTCCTTGAAACTCGACTGAAGTTGTACTTCGGTCATGAATGTGAATATGCAAACATTCATGAAGTAATTCCACCTGACCTTGTCAATAGTCATACCCCATACGCTAGGCTTATTGATCAATTGAAATTGAATATCAATCAACGCTTGCTGCTATTGCTGACATTAGTACCCCATCTGCAGCCTCAATTGCTGGATCCCTTTTTTGTGAAGAATGCTACCTATGACCGTGAGTTCACTGAGTTTGGAGGACAAAAAGGCAAAAGTCACACTGGTTTTTTACCTACTGGTGAAACTGCGCTATTTCTGCTGGCGGGCGATCATCTCTCAGATCGAATGAAGTGCTTACAGCTCTTTGAAAAGCAAGATCCATTGATCAAGAACAAGGTAGTTAGGATGGAATCTGGTGAAGGGGTAAGTGAGCCTTCTTTAAGTGGTCTACTGAGTGTTTATGAAAATTACCTTCACTTCTTGCTGACTGGAGAGGAGCAGAAGATGAGTTATAGCGTCGACTTTCCTGCTCAACTGCTCACCACTGATATGGAATGGGATGACTTGGTGTTAAATCAATCTATTAGAAGTCAAATCGATGAAATTTTGGTGTGGATGGAGCATGGAGATAAGCTTCTGGTGGAGTGGAACATGCATCGAAAAATCAAACCTGGTTATCGAGCACTCTTTTATGGTCCACCGGGGACTGGTAAGACTTTGACAGCCACTTTATTAGGGAAGGCTATGCAGCGTGATGTCTATCGCATTGACTTATCTAAGGTGGTATCCAAATACATTGGAGAAACCGAGAAGAATCTAGCCAAAGTGTTTGATTTAGCAGAAAACAAGCAATGGATCTTGTTTTTTGATGAGGCGGATGCACTGTTTGGTAAGCGCACTACCGTTAGTAGCTCGCACGATCGCTACGCCAATCAGGAAGTGTCTTACCTCTTGCAGCGTATCGAAGACTTCCCAGGTGTCGTGATTCTGGCTTCCAATATGCGTGGCAACCTGGATGAAGCCTTTACCAGGCGTTTTCAATCCATTATCCATCTCCCCATGCCTGAACAGGCTGAGCGGTTAGAGCTATGGAAAAGAGGATTTTCTGAGCATTGTGAATTGGATATAGCGGTTGATTTGGACCAATTAGCCAAAAGCTATGAGTTGGCAGGAGGATCAGTAATGAATGTAATTCGATACGGTAGCCTGATGGCATTGAATAGAAACAGTAACAATATCCGACTGGAGGACCTAAAAAAGGGAATTCAAAAGGAATTTTTAAAAGAAGGAAAAACAATCTAA
- a CDS encoding contractile injection system tape measure protein, with amino-acid sequence MGGQQHKLKTLLLEVQAPESSDTFVLHRRCSDVMHGALESVLKEVCDEFIPENVHLRLESLPLDLGDIMLEDLEEEMPKRTREKLRTILPDILRESDGADQPQLSEMSPEVVDEELLLSYLKTGAVPWWAASGPDLSIETILDRMTTSQADQLKLLLSTALKDPKCIRRMVMQCSLTTIEKVANWLMPNPSNSTQHVEFDSWLIKRMWNSGLVSVSIQEMLERYLEFLVDNPRQEEAWVDHVFRLMGKKGASIQKLIDDAPTSFRQQIEESWKRCEKKLSDEKINQNLLGSPQKLQTPLALTITSNASEENQVYDAASHDSGKQNQEQNSEHHKKKQAVEEENERKQSGSQKGLKRFLESEIASGLFGKWEFLLKQFSKEEWTSFLKENLMYGIGSTEWMDKITDDQLRELFKILDVEIVNGQEVLFLVTLFKEIEIPGTIVTHVRRWIWEKAFLRSIKRTDQLPLLHSVLGYIAGNTEVTYQDLVTNVHSAIQQFENRNTYVSSYDRLLSEDESVTSSFSKKEEKKSSLDEQVNAWLMDLQKAMDQGRLDEVEHLIYQMHAEGKFLLTEEQRKALVRMLVSESRFGLIQQFDHILLVRITYLTDADHVVRFVPLIEDLMTICLVYEKNFISSSEKAKSLPTTLLMETKEWLWKSIWTLESGARSADYLIKGWLEQIASFQVKPYQKIAAQFARIVTFLEDKGHTFSSSLSSFFATLEGNDLQNISSPKKEIREVPEHDTSSWIHPKTPNKTSEPQVDSDDLPNIDDDMSIIGGDNENSGTHSEDNLTLEHLMSKHQTEEYDQTKAYFIDNAGVILLASFLPAFFKNLGLLNDTRSFVDEEARIRAIHLVQFLVSGETQHPEHLLTFNKLICGLPLQTPVPLELSISKEEKAESDDLLTSVINNWSVLKNTSIEGLRTSFLQRQGKLSLIEDGWRLDVEERPYDMLLEHLPWGINICTLPWNDYFIYTEWHHN; translated from the coding sequence ATGGGAGGACAGCAGCATAAACTGAAAACATTACTTCTGGAGGTACAGGCACCTGAATCCTCAGATACGTTCGTACTACATCGAAGATGCAGTGACGTGATGCATGGTGCACTGGAATCAGTGTTGAAAGAAGTATGTGATGAGTTCATTCCTGAAAATGTACACCTTCGTTTAGAATCATTACCACTTGATTTGGGAGATATCATGCTGGAAGATCTTGAGGAAGAAATGCCCAAACGAACACGTGAAAAACTACGAACAATTCTTCCTGATATATTGAGGGAATCGGATGGGGCTGATCAACCACAGCTGTCAGAAATGTCACCGGAAGTCGTAGATGAAGAGCTGTTACTAAGCTATTTGAAAACGGGTGCTGTTCCCTGGTGGGCTGCATCCGGGCCAGACCTCTCCATTGAAACCATTCTAGATCGAATGACTACTTCTCAAGCAGATCAATTGAAGTTGCTATTAAGTACTGCCTTGAAGGATCCGAAGTGCATAAGAAGAATGGTCATGCAATGTTCTTTAACCACCATAGAGAAGGTAGCTAACTGGCTTATGCCGAATCCGTCCAACTCGACTCAGCATGTAGAGTTCGATAGTTGGTTGATCAAAAGAATGTGGAACTCGGGTCTGGTGTCCGTTTCCATTCAGGAAATGCTTGAACGATATCTGGAGTTCCTGGTTGATAATCCTAGGCAAGAAGAAGCATGGGTGGATCATGTTTTTAGACTGATGGGTAAGAAAGGTGCTTCAATTCAAAAGTTGATTGATGATGCTCCCACTTCATTCAGGCAACAAATCGAAGAAAGCTGGAAACGCTGTGAAAAGAAGCTGAGTGATGAGAAAATAAACCAGAACCTACTCGGTAGTCCTCAAAAACTACAAACCCCTCTGGCATTAACGATTACTTCAAACGCATCCGAAGAGAACCAGGTATATGATGCTGCTTCCCACGATTCAGGTAAACAAAATCAGGAGCAAAACTCAGAACACCATAAAAAGAAGCAGGCTGTAGAGGAGGAAAATGAAAGAAAACAATCAGGTAGTCAGAAAGGACTCAAGCGTTTTCTTGAATCGGAGATCGCTTCAGGTTTATTTGGGAAGTGGGAGTTTTTGTTAAAGCAGTTTAGCAAAGAAGAGTGGACATCCTTTTTGAAAGAAAACCTAATGTATGGTATTGGTTCAACGGAGTGGATGGATAAGATCACAGATGATCAACTAAGAGAGCTATTCAAAATTCTGGATGTTGAAATCGTGAATGGGCAAGAAGTGTTGTTCCTGGTTACTTTGTTTAAAGAGATTGAAATTCCTGGCACAATCGTCACGCATGTTCGTCGTTGGATATGGGAAAAGGCTTTTCTTCGGAGCATTAAGCGTACAGATCAGCTGCCGCTTTTACATTCGGTGCTTGGATATATTGCCGGCAACACGGAAGTGACCTATCAGGATCTGGTTACTAACGTTCATTCAGCGATTCAGCAATTTGAAAATCGGAATACCTACGTATCAAGCTACGATCGGCTACTGAGCGAGGATGAGTCAGTGACTTCTTCTTTTTCTAAGAAAGAAGAAAAAAAGTCCTCGTTAGACGAGCAGGTAAATGCCTGGTTGATGGACTTGCAGAAGGCCATGGATCAGGGAAGGTTGGATGAGGTTGAACACCTTATTTATCAGATGCATGCCGAAGGAAAATTCCTTCTTACCGAAGAACAACGAAAAGCGCTGGTCAGGATGCTCGTTAGCGAAAGTAGATTCGGGTTGATCCAGCAGTTTGACCATATCTTATTAGTCCGAATTACCTACTTAACAGATGCTGATCATGTTGTACGATTTGTTCCTCTCATTGAGGATTTGATGACCATTTGCCTGGTATACGAAAAGAACTTCATTAGTTCATCCGAGAAAGCTAAATCGTTACCTACTACCTTACTAATGGAAACAAAGGAATGGCTATGGAAAAGTATTTGGACGCTTGAAAGTGGTGCCAGGTCGGCAGATTACCTGATTAAAGGTTGGCTTGAACAAATCGCTTCTTTTCAGGTAAAACCCTATCAAAAGATAGCTGCTCAATTTGCCAGAATCGTTACCTTCCTGGAAGATAAGGGTCATACCTTTTCGAGTTCCTTATCTTCTTTCTTCGCAACATTGGAAGGCAATGATCTGCAGAATATCTCTTCACCCAAGAAGGAAATCAGAGAGGTTCCTGAACATGATACAAGTAGCTGGATTCATCCAAAAACACCTAACAAAACCAGCGAACCACAGGTGGATAGCGACGACCTACCAAACATCGATGATGACATGTCGATCATAGGAGGAGACAATGAAAATTCTGGTACTCACTCTGAGGACAACCTGACTTTGGAGCATTTGATGAGTAAGCATCAAACAGAAGAGTATGACCAGACTAAAGCCTATTTCATTGACAATGCAGGCGTGATCTTGTTAGCTTCTTTTTTACCGGCATTTTTTAAAAACCTTGGATTATTGAACGATACCAGGTCCTTCGTGGATGAAGAGGCTCGCATTCGGGCCATCCATCTAGTACAGTTCCTGGTGTCAGGCGAAACCCAACACCCGGAACACTTGCTGACGTTCAATAAACTGATCTGTGGATTACCTCTTCAAACACCAGTTCCTCTTGAACTGAGTATTTCAAAGGAGGAAAAGGCAGAATCGGACGACCTGTTGACCTCCGTGATAAACAACTGGAGTGTTCTTAAGAATACTTCGATTGAAGGCTTGAGAACCTCATTTCTACAAAGACAAGGAAAACTGTCGCTCATAGAGGATGGTTGGAGGTTGGATGTAGAAGAAAGGCCCTACGACATGCTCCTGGAACACCTTCCCTGGGGCATTAACATCTGTACACTACCCTGGAACGATTACTTTATTTATACCGAATGGCACCACAACTAA